The Deltaproteobacteria bacterium genome has a segment encoding these proteins:
- a CDS encoding type I restriction enzyme HsdR N-terminal domain-containing protein: MDEDYIIDYLTGQKVPDVGAEANRQAVERHLVEEKGYDRQEIHRNTPIHLDMGGQAYDSQVDLTIKLDGRTLMVVKCAPGSLDSREREIVAAARLLEPRPVPLAVVSDGKTAILWDAVTGKEIGNGLDAIPGKADLVQRFKGVEFQPLDMQRLKREKLIFRSYDSMNVNVAG, from the coding sequence ATGGACGAAGATTATATCATAGATTACCTTACCGGCCAGAAGGTACCCGATGTGGGGGCCGAAGCCAACCGGCAGGCCGTCGAACGGCATCTCGTCGAGGAAAAAGGGTATGACCGGCAGGAAATCCACCGGAACACCCCCATCCATTTGGACATGGGGGGCCAGGCCTACGATTCGCAGGTGGATCTTACCATCAAACTCGACGGGCGTACCCTGATGGTCGTCAAGTGCGCACCGGGGTCTCTCGACTCGAGGGAACGGGAAATCGTGGCCGCGGCCCGACTGCTGGAACCCCGCCCGGTGCCCCTGGCCGTGGTGTCGGATGGGAAAACGGCGATTCTGTGGGACGCCGTCACCGGGAAAGAAATCGGCAACGGCCTGGATGCCATCCCTGGGAAAGCGGACCTTGTGCAACGGTTCAAGGGCGTGGAATTCCAGCCCCTGGACATGCAACGGCTGAAGCGCGAAAAACTGATCTTCAGGTCCTACGACAGCATGAACGTCAACGTTGCCGGATAA
- the nrfD gene encoding polysulfide reductase NrfD, giving the protein MLELAIKGSKKYYGWLAALLVVIGIGFLVYLKQLDFGLGITGMSRDVTWGFYIANFTFLVGVAAGGVMVVLPYYLHDYKAFGRITILGEFLAIAALVMCILFVLVDLGQPMRVFNTLIYPSPNSVLFFDIIVLQGYLFINLIVGWNVLEAERNGTHYQAWVKPFIYLSIPWAVSIHTVTAYLYAGLPGRHFWLTAIMAPRFLSSAFAAGPALLILLCLFVRRVSKFDPGREQIQALAKIVAYAICINVFFFLCEVFTAFYSNIPDHKVHIQYLFFGLHGHSSLVPFMWTSYGLMLVSIILLVNPVTRKNEGVLAVACVTTFVGTWIDKGLGMISGGFVPNPLHHVHEYAPSIPEIIITLGVYGIGALILTLLYKMAVGVKEEVGA; this is encoded by the coding sequence ATGCTTGAATTAGCGATCAAAGGAAGCAAAAAATACTACGGTTGGCTGGCAGCGCTGCTGGTCGTCATCGGCATCGGTTTTCTCGTCTACCTGAAGCAGCTCGATTTCGGCCTCGGAATCACCGGTATGAGCAGGGATGTTACCTGGGGCTTCTACATCGCCAACTTTACCTTTCTGGTCGGTGTTGCCGCAGGGGGCGTGATGGTGGTGCTGCCTTATTATCTGCATGACTACAAGGCGTTCGGCCGGATCACCATCCTGGGCGAATTCCTGGCCATCGCCGCCCTGGTCATGTGCATTCTGTTCGTGCTTGTCGACCTCGGGCAACCCATGCGGGTGTTCAACACCCTGATATATCCCAGCCCCAATTCGGTGCTGTTTTTCGACATCATCGTTTTGCAGGGTTACCTGTTCATCAACCTGATTGTCGGCTGGAATGTGCTCGAGGCCGAACGTAACGGAACCCATTATCAGGCATGGGTGAAGCCTTTCATCTATCTGTCGATCCCCTGGGCCGTCAGCATTCATACGGTGACCGCTTACCTGTACGCCGGCCTTCCCGGCAGGCACTTCTGGCTGACCGCCATCATGGCACCCCGTTTTCTTTCATCGGCCTTTGCGGCCGGACCGGCGCTGCTCATCCTGCTGTGCCTTTTCGTCAGGAGGGTGTCGAAATTCGACCCGGGACGCGAGCAGATTCAAGCGCTGGCAAAAATCGTCGCCTATGCCATCTGCATCAATGTGTTCTTTTTCCTGTGCGAGGTGTTCACCGCCTTTTACAGCAACATTCCCGACCACAAGGTCCATATCCAGTACCTGTTTTTCGGCCTCCACGGGCACAGTTCCCTGGTCCCCTTCATGTGGACGTCTTATGGCCTGATGCTGGTCTCGATCATTCTGCTCGTCAACCCGGTCACGCGTAAAAACGAAGGCGTGCTGGCGGTTGCCTGCGTGACCACATTTGTGGGCACCTGGATCGACAAAGGGCTGGGGATGATTTCCGGCGGTTTCGTGCCCAACCCCCTGCACCACGTCCACGAATACGCCCCGTCCATCCCGGAAATCATCATCACGCTGGGTGTCTACGGCATCGGTGCCCTCATCCTGACGCTGCTCTACAAAATGGCCGTCGGCGTCAAAGAGGAGGTCGGCGCCTGA
- the rsfS gene encoding ribosome silencing factor, whose product MINSIEIINDPVLDTYVNAVLGKKARQVVILDVKALTTVADTFIICSARSNRQVTAIAEFISTHLKKRGKKAINIEGKQEGHWVLMDYGDVIIHIFLEPLRSFYDLEGLWIDAKPITTKALLEHDGGAGGEVVI is encoded by the coding sequence ATGATCAATAGCATTGAAATCATCAACGACCCGGTGCTCGACACCTATGTAAACGCGGTGCTGGGCAAAAAAGCCCGCCAGGTGGTCATCCTGGATGTGAAGGCCCTGACCACCGTTGCCGACACCTTCATCATATGCAGCGCCCGCTCCAACCGTCAGGTGACCGCTATCGCCGAATTCATATCGACCCATCTGAAAAAAAGGGGGAAAAAAGCCATCAACATCGAAGGGAAACAGGAAGGACATTGGGTGCTGATGGATTACGGCGATGTCATTATTCACATATTTCTGGAGCCCTTGCGTTCTTTTTACGATCTGGAAGGTCTGTGGATCGATGCAAAGCCCATCACCACCAAAGCCCTGCTGGAACATGACGGCGGGGCCGGCGGAGAAGTGGTAATTTAA
- the obgE gene encoding GTPase ObgE, whose amino-acid sequence MKFIDEAVITLQSGSGGSGCVSFRRERHIPRGGPDGGDGGRGGDVIMLSSSNKRTLYDFRYKQSLKAQNGSGGQGKNKSGKAGADLLVEVPAGTLVSDAETGRLIKDFTLPGEKIVVARGGRGGLGNSHFKTSTHRTPRFAQPGEPGQALTVKLDLKLIADVGLVGLPNAGKSTLISRISAAKPKIGAYPFTTMTPNLGVVRPPHGEPFVVADIPGLIEGAHKGAGLGITFLRHVERTRILVHLVDATAVEPDNPLGAFDAINRELASYSSELTRKPQLVVLNKMDVTGTDKTADLFKNALENRHVILLSAVTGRGVRQLLTTIVNMLDRISATKNADHEP is encoded by the coding sequence GTGAAATTTATTGATGAAGCGGTGATAACCCTCCAATCCGGAAGTGGGGGAAGCGGTTGCGTCAGTTTCAGACGAGAACGGCACATCCCCCGCGGCGGGCCGGATGGCGGTGATGGCGGCAGGGGTGGTGACGTCATTATGCTGTCATCATCGAACAAGAGAACCCTCTACGATTTCAGATATAAACAATCTCTCAAAGCCCAAAACGGATCCGGTGGGCAGGGCAAGAACAAGTCCGGAAAAGCCGGTGCCGACCTGTTGGTCGAAGTCCCCGCCGGAACCCTTGTCAGTGATGCTGAAACCGGCCGTTTAATCAAGGATTTCACCCTTCCCGGTGAGAAGATCGTCGTTGCCAGGGGCGGAAGAGGCGGTCTCGGCAACAGCCATTTCAAAACATCCACGCATCGGACCCCACGTTTTGCGCAGCCGGGTGAACCCGGTCAGGCACTTACGGTAAAACTCGATTTAAAACTGATTGCCGACGTCGGCCTCGTCGGTCTTCCCAATGCAGGCAAATCCACACTGATCAGCCGGATATCCGCCGCCAAACCCAAGATCGGCGCTTACCCTTTTACCACCATGACTCCCAACCTCGGCGTCGTCCGGCCACCCCATGGTGAACCCTTTGTCGTTGCCGATATACCCGGCCTGATAGAAGGGGCCCACAAGGGCGCCGGATTGGGGATAACGTTTTTGCGCCATGTCGAACGGACACGCATTCTCGTTCATCTGGTCGATGCGACGGCGGTCGAACCGGACAACCCATTGGGTGCCTTTGACGCCATCAACCGGGAATTGGCGTCTTACAGCAGCGAACTGACCCGGAAACCGCAGCTCGTCGTACTCAACAAGATGGATGTAACCGGAACGGATAAAACGGCTGATCTTTTCAAGAACGCGCTGGAAAACAGGCATGTGATACTGCTCTCCGCCGTGACGGGCCGCGGCGTGAGACAGCTGCTCACCACCATCGTCAACATGTTGGACCGAATCTCCGCAACGAAAAACGCTGATCATGAACCATAA
- a CDS encoding FAD-binding oxidoreductase, translated as MEFTTLSAAHIEDLQAMVPEDRFSAGKSVLKLHARDQSHHKGCMPEAVIWPVNEREVVDIVTYANQHRLPVVGWGSGSSLEGNPIPVKRGLVLDFTQMNRILEVRAEDFQVDVEPGVVYQDLNEHLKDTGLFFPPDPGARATIGGMIANNASGTRTVLYGSTKDYVLQMTVVLASGEILEMGRRVAKTSSGYDLPHLFIGSEGTLGVVLKATLRLVGLPEEFSAAVVTFPSVEAASRAVSDIVKYGLNPAALELMDSNCIELFNREKSLGLEILPTLFIEFHGPSMAYLSEIMSMAGELCKESGCLAFSPGLGREARNRLFEARHELGEMIVRAHPDCRIQVLDAAVPISAYPEIIALARQAPEEAGIKGYAFSHAGDGNLHLCLAGRKTEKEDWDHIDNIGRRLVSRAISLGGTATGEHGVGIGKRRYMPEEHGKSLEWMRHIKNLFDPNGILNPGKIFP; from the coding sequence GTGGAATTTACGACCCTCAGCGCAGCGCATATCGAAGACCTGCAGGCAATGGTACCGGAAGATCGTTTTTCAGCCGGAAAGTCGGTTCTGAAGCTGCATGCCCGGGATCAATCCCATCACAAGGGGTGCATGCCCGAAGCCGTCATATGGCCTGTGAACGAGCGGGAAGTGGTCGATATCGTGACATACGCCAACCAGCATCGCCTGCCGGTGGTGGGGTGGGGCTCGGGTTCCAGTTTGGAAGGCAACCCCATACCCGTGAAAAGGGGCCTGGTGCTCGATTTTACCCAGATGAATCGCATTCTGGAGGTGCGTGCGGAAGACTTCCAGGTGGATGTGGAACCAGGGGTCGTTTACCAGGACCTGAACGAGCACCTGAAGGATACGGGTCTCTTTTTTCCGCCGGATCCCGGAGCGCGGGCAACCATCGGCGGGATGATCGCCAACAATGCCAGCGGTACCCGTACCGTACTCTACGGCTCCACCAAGGACTATGTGCTGCAGATGACGGTTGTCCTGGCGTCGGGAGAAATACTCGAAATGGGCAGGCGTGTAGCCAAAACCTCTTCCGGCTATGATTTGCCCCATCTTTTTATCGGGTCGGAGGGGACGCTGGGGGTTGTGCTGAAAGCCACGCTCAGACTGGTGGGGCTGCCTGAGGAATTTTCGGCGGCTGTGGTGACTTTTCCGAGTGTCGAGGCGGCCAGCAGAGCCGTTTCCGACATTGTGAAATACGGTCTCAATCCCGCGGCCCTGGAACTCATGGATTCCAATTGCATCGAGCTGTTCAACAGGGAAAAATCCCTGGGTCTGGAAATTTTGCCGACCCTGTTCATCGAATTCCACGGTCCGTCCATGGCCTATTTATCCGAAATCATGAGCATGGCCGGGGAGCTTTGCAAGGAGTCCGGTTGCCTGGCCTTCAGCCCGGGCCTGGGGCGGGAGGCGCGCAACCGTCTGTTCGAGGCTCGGCACGAACTCGGCGAAATGATCGTACGGGCGCATCCGGACTGCCGCATCCAGGTGCTCGATGCCGCCGTGCCCATATCCGCGTATCCCGAAATCATTGCGCTGGCGCGGCAGGCGCCGGAAGAGGCCGGCATCAAGGGCTATGCCTTCAGCCACGCCGGAGACGGCAACCTGCACCTCTGCCTGGCGGGCCGAAAAACGGAAAAAGAGGACTGGGATCACATCGACAATATCGGCCGGCGCCTGGTCTCCAGGGCCATTTCTCTGGGGGGCACGGCCACCGGCGAACACGGCGTGGGAATCGGCAAACGCAGATACATGCCGGAAGAACACGGCAAGAGCCTGGAATGGATGCGACACATAAAAAACCTGTTCGATCCCAACGGCATTCTCAATCCCGGGAAAATATTTCCGTGA
- a CDS encoding zinc ribbon domain-containing protein — MFETKEQVLEEIMSQPKPVCCDCGKEMKLWEVPPINFSDGLGWGTPYLYICFNDECPSYKQGWEHMKTNYSHTASYRRMCYPGTEQYELMPVFSPVGGQGQIIDDQVLLQEEMLKEAIKKGFSILAQCYVDKDAETALRLVLDPTEPARVRLKAAEMLGDIGELDAVDPLRNLNVGNRLISEQLEASIAKIHERFFTRECPFCAEIIKKKAKICKHCGKEVAGL, encoded by the coding sequence ATGTTTGAAACGAAAGAGCAGGTATTGGAAGAAATCATGTCTCAGCCCAAACCGGTCTGCTGCGACTGTGGCAAGGAGATGAAGCTGTGGGAGGTTCCGCCCATTAATTTCAGCGATGGGTTGGGCTGGGGTACGCCCTACCTGTATATCTGTTTTAACGATGAATGTCCCTCGTATAAGCAGGGATGGGAGCACATGAAAACAAATTACAGCCATACGGCTTCCTACAGGCGCATGTGTTATCCCGGAACCGAGCAGTATGAGCTGATGCCGGTGTTCAGCCCCGTGGGCGGACAGGGACAGATCATCGACGACCAGGTGCTGCTGCAGGAGGAGATGCTGAAAGAAGCCATCAAAAAGGGCTTTTCCATTCTGGCGCAGTGCTATGTCGATAAAGATGCCGAGACAGCGTTGAGGCTCGTGCTCGACCCCACCGAACCGGCGCGTGTCCGGTTGAAGGCCGCCGAGATGCTCGGCGATATCGGTGAGCTGGATGCGGTCGATCCCCTGAGGAACCTGAATGTGGGCAACCGGCTGATTTCCGAGCAGCTGGAAGCGTCCATCGCCAAGATTCACGAGCGCTTTTTTACCCGCGAGTGTCCTTTCTGCGCGGAAATCATTAAGAAAAAGGCAAAGATTTGCAAACACTGCGGTAAGGAAGTCGCCGGATTGTAA
- the rpmA gene encoding 50S ribosomal protein L27, which translates to MAHKKAGGSSKNGRDSNGQRRGVKRYSGQNVKAGNILVRQLGTRIHPGENVGMGKDYTLFAKIDGTVSYERLGRSRKKVSVYAE; encoded by the coding sequence ATGGCACATAAAAAAGCGGGCGGAAGCTCGAAAAACGGCCGTGACAGTAACGGCCAAAGGCGCGGCGTTAAGCGTTACAGCGGACAAAACGTAAAGGCAGGCAACATTCTGGTGCGGCAGCTGGGCACCAGAATCCACCCGGGCGAGAACGTGGGCATGGGCAAGGACTACACCCTGTTCGCAAAAATCGACGGGACGGTTTCCTATGAACGCTTGGGACGTTCCCGGAAAAAAGTCAGTGTTTATGCCGAGTGA
- the rplU gene encoding 50S ribosomal protein L21, whose product MYAVVATGGKQYRVQEGDTLKIEKIAGEVGSSVAFDQVLMVSDGDDVKVGQPVLENAVVNGTIVEQGKGRKILVFKYKRRKRYRRKQGHRQLFTAVKIGSIQA is encoded by the coding sequence ATGTACGCTGTCGTAGCAACGGGCGGTAAACAGTATCGGGTTCAAGAAGGCGACACCCTGAAAATAGAAAAGATCGCGGGCGAAGTGGGCAGCAGCGTGGCCTTCGATCAGGTTCTGATGGTATCGGATGGGGATGACGTCAAAGTCGGACAGCCTGTCCTTGAAAATGCCGTTGTCAACGGCACGATCGTGGAACAGGGCAAAGGCCGGAAAATCCTTGTTTTCAAATACAAGCGCAGAAAACGCTATCGCCGGAAACAGGGCCATCGCCAACTCTTCACGGCCGTAAAAATCGGCTCGATCCAGGCATAA
- the nadD gene encoding nicotinate (nicotinamide) nucleotide adenylyltransferase: MNFGLFGGTFNPVHNGHLRVIEEVAASFELAKTYIVPAALPPHKPLHDIAAAEDRLAMIRLAAGDLPGFEISDLEINRPGPSYTVDTLMHFKGQAGKTDRIFLIVGVDAFLEIDTWKAYLDILKTAPLIVMARPAGGPGQGHPAWKRAADFIRQKISDNYVFTKTKASDATKAYQPIFFTDVTLLDISSTRIRQLIRQNKSIRFLVPEPVEAYIRQRGLYS, translated from the coding sequence ATGAACTTCGGATTGTTCGGTGGCACATTCAACCCCGTCCACAACGGGCATCTGCGTGTAATCGAAGAGGTCGCGGCCTCTTTCGAACTGGCCAAGACATATATCGTTCCGGCGGCTCTGCCGCCTCACAAACCACTCCATGATATCGCCGCGGCTGAAGACCGGTTGGCCATGATCCGCCTGGCAGCGGGCGACCTGCCCGGCTTCGAAATCTCCGACCTCGAAATCAACCGTCCGGGCCCTTCCTACACCGTCGACACCCTGATGCATTTCAAGGGCCAGGCCGGGAAAACGGACCGGATCTTCCTGATTGTGGGGGTCGACGCCTTTCTTGAAATCGACACCTGGAAAGCGTATCTCGACATTTTGAAAACAGCTCCGCTCATCGTCATGGCCCGGCCCGCGGGAGGACCCGGCCAGGGGCACCCCGCATGGAAGCGGGCGGCCGATTTCATCCGCCAGAAGATTTCCGACAACTACGTGTTTACAAAAACAAAGGCCTCGGATGCAACCAAGGCCTATCAACCCATATTCTTCACCGACGTCACCCTGCTGGATATCAGCAGCACCCGCATACGTCAATTGATCCGGCAGAACAAATCCATCCGGTTCCTCGTCCCGGAACCGGTGGAAGCCTATATTCGACAACGAGGACTCTATTCATGA
- a CDS encoding 4Fe-4S dicluster domain-containing protein: MEDSRRRFLKLAGVSALGLTTRPVLNAFASEGGGEDAHGVEVKKGDKALIAKQWAMVIDTREFESAEDLEPIIEACDKIHNIPKFENKNHEIKWIWEEHFHNAFPGLAQRFTDERIEQLPFLVLCNHCENPPCCRACPTKATFKRESDGIVMMDFHRCIGCRFCMAACPYGSRSFNFRDPRPFIEVTNKEFPTRTKGVVEKCNFCAERLAVGKMPACVEASNGAIAFGDLYDPHSEVRELLRTNYTIRRKQSLGTEPSVYYIV; encoded by the coding sequence ATGGAAGACAGCCGAAGACGCTTTCTGAAACTTGCCGGTGTTTCGGCGCTGGGCCTGACGACCCGACCCGTATTGAACGCTTTTGCATCCGAAGGCGGGGGCGAAGACGCCCACGGTGTTGAAGTCAAAAAGGGCGACAAAGCGCTGATAGCCAAACAGTGGGCCATGGTTATCGATACCCGGGAATTCGAATCCGCGGAAGATTTGGAGCCCATCATCGAAGCCTGTGACAAAATACACAACATCCCCAAGTTCGAAAATAAAAATCACGAAATCAAATGGATCTGGGAGGAACATTTCCACAACGCCTTCCCGGGCCTGGCGCAGCGATTCACAGATGAAAGAATCGAGCAGCTGCCGTTTCTGGTGTTGTGCAACCACTGCGAAAACCCGCCCTGCTGCCGGGCCTGTCCGACCAAGGCGACTTTCAAGAGAGAATCCGACGGCATCGTCATGATGGATTTTCACCGCTGCATCGGCTGCCGTTTCTGCATGGCGGCATGCCCTTACGGCTCCCGCAGCTTTAACTTCAGGGATCCGCGGCCTTTCATCGAAGTGACCAACAAGGAGTTCCCGACCCGCACGAAAGGGGTTGTCGAAAAATGTAACTTCTGTGCCGAAAGACTGGCCGTCGGCAAAATGCCGGCGTGTGTCGAGGCCTCCAACGGCGCCATCGCCTTCGGAGATCTGTACGACCCCCATTCTGAGGTCAGAGAACTGCTGAGAACCAATTACACCATTCGTCGTAAGCAGAGCCTCGGAACGGAGCCGTCTGTTTACTATATCGTATGA
- the dsrJ gene encoding sulfate reduction electron transfer complex DsrMKJOP subunit DsrJ: MSNKNLIIAGVVIFVAVVAFPFWFNMGKAAPAPEPELTARAKAANHGQCVMPTDFMKSDHMKLLDLWRHSVVRNGERTFVNSSGQEFNMSLSNTCLDCHSNKKEFCDRCHDYASVRPYCWDCHIENPKETE, from the coding sequence ATGAGTAACAAGAACTTGATCATTGCCGGAGTCGTGATTTTTGTAGCCGTGGTCGCGTTTCCTTTCTGGTTCAACATGGGCAAGGCCGCGCCGGCCCCCGAACCCGAGTTGACTGCCAGGGCAAAAGCCGCCAACCACGGTCAATGTGTCATGCCGACGGATTTCATGAAGTCCGATCACATGAAGCTGCTGGATCTCTGGCGGCATTCGGTCGTAAGGAACGGCGAACGAACCTTTGTCAACAGCAGCGGGCAGGAATTCAACATGAGCCTCTCCAACACCTGTCTGGATTGCCATTCGAACAAAAAGGAATTTTGCGACCGCTGCCACGATTATGCCTCGGTCAGACCTTACTGCTGGGACTGCCACATTGAAAACCCGAAGGAGACGGAATAA
- the gpmI gene encoding 2,3-bisphosphoglycerate-independent phosphoglycerate mutase → MANHKPCMLMILDGWGIREAHEGNAVFKADTPYLDMIAATYPSTRLNCMGKNVGLPDGIMGNSEVGHLNIGAGRIVYQDLLRIDRAIENRTFMENEAFKAVMSAVKLKKSALHLMGLVSDGGVHSQLTHLLTLIDMAKAEGVERVYIHAILDGRDTPPQSGVHYLDTLQRHLLQNHYGRIASICGRYYAMDRDKRWERTQKAYRLYTRGEGEPATEAVTAVKEAYAKGETDEFVSPIVLTDPQGDPAGMVRDGDGIIFFNFRADRARQITRAFTDGSFDGFDRTPVVALSRYVCMTLYDETFDLPVAFEPIHLNNILGEIVSKNGLKQLRIAETEKYAHVTYFFNGGEESPFAGEDRCLIPSPREVATYDLKPEMSALEVTREVLERIASNRYQFIVLNFANMDMVGHTGILEAAVKACTVVDGCVEKIVTELQARGWAAMVTADHGNAEKMIAEDGSPHTAHTLGQVRFILVNDDHRRATLQEGSLCDIAPTVLDVMGIAQPEEMTGRSLIKSRAGEL, encoded by the coding sequence ATGGCAAACCATAAACCCTGCATGCTGATGATTCTCGATGGATGGGGTATCCGTGAGGCCCATGAGGGCAACGCCGTTTTCAAGGCCGACACCCCTTACCTGGACATGATCGCAGCAACCTATCCTTCTACCCGTCTGAACTGTATGGGAAAAAATGTCGGCTTGCCGGACGGCATCATGGGCAATTCCGAAGTCGGACACCTCAACATCGGGGCCGGCCGCATCGTCTACCAGGATCTGCTGCGCATCGACAGGGCCATTGAGAACCGGACCTTCATGGAAAATGAGGCGTTCAAGGCGGTCATGTCGGCGGTAAAATTAAAAAAGTCCGCACTGCATCTGATGGGTCTGGTTTCCGACGGCGGCGTTCACAGCCAGTTAACCCACCTGCTGACCCTGATCGATATGGCCAAAGCCGAGGGTGTCGAGCGGGTTTACATTCACGCCATCCTCGATGGTCGGGACACGCCGCCTCAGAGCGGGGTCCATTATCTGGACACGCTTCAACGCCATCTGCTGCAAAACCACTACGGCCGAATCGCTTCCATCTGCGGCCGCTATTACGCCATGGACCGCGACAAGCGCTGGGAGCGCACCCAAAAAGCCTACCGGTTGTACACGCGCGGAGAGGGCGAACCGGCCACGGAAGCGGTGACGGCCGTTAAAGAGGCCTACGCCAAGGGTGAAACCGATGAATTCGTCTCTCCCATTGTGCTGACGGATCCACAGGGCGATCCTGCCGGCATGGTTCGGGATGGGGACGGCATCATATTTTTTAATTTCAGGGCCGACCGTGCCCGCCAAATCACCCGTGCATTCACCGACGGATCGTTTGACGGATTCGACCGGACACCGGTCGTGGCATTGTCGCGCTATGTCTGCATGACCCTCTACGATGAAACCTTCGACCTGCCCGTGGCCTTCGAGCCCATTCACCTGAACAACATCCTGGGAGAAATCGTCAGCAAGAACGGCCTGAAACAACTGCGCATCGCCGAAACCGAAAAATATGCCCATGTCACCTATTTCTTCAACGGTGGTGAAGAAAGCCCGTTCGCCGGGGAGGACCGCTGCCTGATTCCTTCGCCACGCGAGGTTGCAACCTACGATCTCAAGCCCGAAATGAGCGCCCTCGAAGTCACCCGGGAAGTTCTCGAACGCATCGCCTCGAATCGCTACCAGTTCATCGTTCTCAATTTTGCCAACATGGACATGGTCGGTCACACAGGCATATTGGAAGCCGCCGTAAAAGCCTGTACGGTCGTTGACGGCTGTGTCGAAAAAATCGTCACCGAACTGCAGGCCAGAGGATGGGCCGCCATGGTGACTGCCGATCACGGCAACGCGGAAAAAATGATCGCCGAAGACGGCAGCCCGCACACGGCCCACACCCTGGGCCAGGTGCGCTTCATCCTCGTAAACGACGACCATCGCCGAGCAACCCTGCAGGAGGGAAGCCTGTGCGATATCGCTCCTACCGTGCTGGATGTCATGGGAATAGCGCAGCCGGAGGAGATGACGGGGAGGTCGCTGATCAAGTCACGCGCCGGGGAGTTGTAG
- a CDS encoding RidA family protein codes for MSEKKKKFHTDKAGVTGGPYSQAIIHNGIVYVSGQGAMEPATNEISLGSVEHETRLAMENLRIILEEAGSSLEKVLTITAYLLDMEDYAGFNAVYKSCFKGDLPARTCIRAAELPFGTRVEVTATAYI; via the coding sequence ATGTCGGAAAAAAAGAAAAAGTTCCACACGGACAAGGCCGGCGTCACCGGAGGACCCTACTCCCAGGCCATCATCCACAACGGCATTGTGTATGTCTCCGGCCAGGGGGCGATGGAGCCGGCCACGAATGAAATATCCCTGGGCAGTGTCGAGCACGAGACCCGGCTGGCCATGGAAAACCTGCGCATTATCCTCGAGGAGGCGGGGTCCTCCCTGGAAAAGGTCCTCACCATCACCGCCTACCTGCTGGATATGGAGGATTATGCCGGCTTCAACGCCGTCTACAAATCCTGTTTCAAGGGCGATCTGCCCGCCAGAACCTGCATCCGTGCGGCCGAACTGCCCTTTGGCACGCGGGTCGAAGTGACGGCGACGGCGTACATTTAG
- a CDS encoding cupin domain-containing protein, which translates to MYHHTIAELNSKNLAPGIDIKPLNGKKGSMVFFYLAPGTDIPEHTHPHEQIGTVLKGSLELTIGDEKKVVKAGDAWCIPSDVAHKAHCLDAATEVLEFFAPVREDYA; encoded by the coding sequence ATGTACCATCACACTATTGCGGAATTGAATTCGAAAAACCTGGCGCCGGGCATCGACATCAAGCCCCTTAACGGCAAAAAAGGGAGCATGGTCTTTTTTTACCTCGCCCCGGGCACGGACATACCCGAACACACCCATCCCCACGAACAGATCGGCACGGTGTTGAAAGGCTCCCTGGAGTTGACCATCGGCGATGAAAAAAAAGTGGTCAAAGCGGGCGATGCCTGGTGCATCCCATCGGATGTGGCGCACAAGGCACACTGTCTGGACGCGGCCACCGAAGTACTGGAGTTCTTTGCCCCGGTCCGGGAAGACTACGCCTGA